From the genome of Triticum aestivum cultivar Chinese Spring chromosome 3B, IWGSC CS RefSeq v2.1, whole genome shotgun sequence, one region includes:
- the LOC123065220 gene encoding abscisic acid receptor PYL9 gives MEPHMESALRQGLTEPERREVEGVVEEHHTFPGRASGTCTSLVTQRVQAPLAAVWDIVRGFANPQRYKHFIKSCALAAGDGATVGSVREVTVVSGLPASTSTERLEILDDDRHILSFRVVGGEHRLRNYRSVTSVTEFTDQPSGPSYCVVVESYVVDVPEGNTEEDTRMFTDTVVKLNLQKLAAIATTTTTSSPPPSDEQS, from the coding sequence ATGGAGCCCCACATGGAGAGCGCGCTCCGTCAAGGGTTGACGGAGCCGGAGCGGAGGGAGGTGGAGGGCGTGGTGGAGGAGCACCACACATTCCCTGGGCGCGCCAGCGGGACGTGCACATCGCTGGTCACACAGCGCGTGCAGGCGCCTCTCGCCGCCGTGTGGGACATCGTGCGCGGCTTCGCCAATCCGCAGCGCTACAAGCACTTCATCAAGTCCTGTGCtctcgccgccggcgacggcgCCACCGTGGGCAGCGTCCGCGAGGTCACCGTCGTCTCCGGCCTCCCCGCCTCCACCAGCACCGAGCGCCTCGAGATCCTCGACGACGACCGCCACATCCTCAGCTTCCGCGTCGTCGGCGGCGAGCACCGCCTCCGCAACTACCGCTCCGTCACCTCCGTCACCGAGTTCACGGACCAGCCTTCAGGCCCGTCCTACTGCGTCGTTGTCGAGTCCTACGTCGTCGACGTACCGGAGGGCAACACCGAGGAGGACACCCGCATGTTCACCGACACCGTGGTCAAGCTCAACCTCCAGAAACTCGCCGCCAtcgctaccaccaccaccacctcttccCCACCGCCGTCGGATGAGCAAAGCTGA